The following is a genomic window from Adhaeribacter radiodurans.
CTGCGGCTTGTATCACTATCCCTTTGTTTTTGTTTGCCAATCCATTTTGTAGAGCACTGACAGCTTCGGGTAATTGTTTGTTGGTAACTGTAGTTGCTATCGTCGTGAATATCGCAAGACCAAACGCTGCTCCAACCTGTTGTGCCATGTTTACCAGGGCTGAAGCAACACCTGTTTGCTGCTCTGCTACCCGATGAACTGCTGTTAACGTTAAGGTAACTGCGGCAAGTCCTAAACCAAAAGAGGTCGTAAATACGGCTGGTAGCACATGACCCCAATAAGAAGAACTGGCTGTTAAGGTAGAAAGCCAATACATACCTATTGCAGCTACTAAAAAACCGGGAGTGGCAAGGAAACGAGGCGCAAAACGTTCAGCTAATTTGGAGCTTGCAACTGAACCGAAAATGATACCAAAGCTAAAAGGGAGTAAAGAAAGACCCGTCTTTAAAGGACTGAATTACACTACCTGCTGCAAGAATAAGATGAGCAAATAAGCCGTTCCCATCAACCCCATACCGGCAAAAAGCATTGTCACATAGGAGCCAGACCGGTTACGGTCACTAAATAAGCTCAAAGGAAGAATTGGGTTGTTGCTACGTTTCTGAAGTATGATGAAAATAATTGTTGCGAGTGCAGCAATCACAAAGCTACCTATTGTAAATGGGTCGCTCCATCCATGCTCACCGCCCCGTGTAATACCGTAAGTAAGGGCAACTGTTGCCGCAACACCACTTACAGCTCCTACAAAGTCCAGTTTGCCGCTATTGCGCTCACCTTCCAAAAGTAGCTTGGAACCAAGAAGCACGGCTAAACCAATCGGAACATTAATAAAAAAGACCCACCGCCAATTTAGCACTGCAACCAGAAAGCCACCTAACAGAACACCAATGATGATGCCCAGTGCAGACATAGCGCCATAAACAGCCATAGCAGAATTACGTGGCTTACCTACGGGGAAGTTCGTTGTAATCAGGGCAAGTGCATTTGGTGCAGCCAATGCTGCTCCGATACCTTGTAAAGCACGTGCAGCTATCAAAAAACCGATATTGTTTGCCAATCCCCCGATTAGTGAGGCAGTTGAGAATACTACTAATCCAACGCGAAGTACTTTACGTCTTCCATAAAGGTCTCCGACCCTGCCGCCAAAAAGCAAAAGCCCGCCGAAAGCCAAAATGTAAGCATTGATAACCCAAAGAAGGGTCAACGATGATACATTCATTTCCCTTTGTATGCTGGGCAGGGCAATATTGGCAATGGTATCGTCTAAAACGAACATCAACTGTGCCGTTGCAATCACAGCCAGCGCCATTTTAAGGTGGCTACCTTTCTTTGCTTCTATTCTTTGTTCTTCTATTCTTGTTATCATTTTCATTACTAAATTATTTTTACTAACTCCTCTTTAAAATCTGATTTAGCTACTTTGATGAATTAGATGAACTGTGTAAGCATTAACCCAGACATGGCAATCATTAACCCGTCTTCAATTATTGTTACGGTGCTCATCGGCAGATTGAATACTGCACCCAACCATGCACATTTGATTTTCCGTTTGTTGAGACCTGTTTGAAATACTCCTATAATGCTTATTGTCACTACAGCAAAGGTGACAGCATTGGTAATAAATGGATTAGACCCCGTAATAAAGGCTACGCCTAACAAGAGTTCAATAAAGGCATATACATAACCCCAACTACCCATTTTTTCGCTATGATGTCGTAGGTGGAATAGCTTTCAGCAAAGCCTTTCAGGTCTAGCATTTTGTAGAATGAGAAAACCAGAAAGAACGCTGCCATGAAATTCTGCATCCAGCTTTCCCAACAAAAGCACTGCTTGTTATCTCGGCCAATAAAGTAATGCCTGTAATGAAAGCACCAATGAGAAAAATGGGTTTATAAGTGGCAAGCCATGAAGTTTTTTCTTCAGCTGCAGCCATGTGGTGCATCCCGCCATCTGCTTCTGTTATGGTATAGTTTCCCGCTTTGCTTAGTGCATTTTGTAAAGCACTCACAGGAATATGCTTCTGCATTGTAGTTTTTGCCTGTGTTGCTGAAAGCTGTACGTCAGCTTCTGTAACGTCTCCTAACATTAACAATTGGCTTTTCGCTTTCGCTACACAGTTGTCATAGGTCATTCCGGTAATGTTATATGTATGTGTTATAAGTTATTATTTATGACACAAAATTACGAATGTCTGAAGGGGTAGGCGTTACACAATTATGGAGAAGACTTACAAGATTTTGAGGTTACTCTTAAACCTTATCTAAGAGCTTTCGTTTGTTTTCCCTAACTTTTTGAAATGGCGGGGAGTTAAGCCGGTGACTTTTTAAAACTGATTGGAAGGATGAGCCACACTACTGTACCCAAATATGTATGCTATTTCTGAAAGGCTTAGTTCATCATAGATGATAAACTCTTTCACTTTCTCAATCTTTTGATTGATCAAGTATTTTTCAATTGTGATGTTCTCAACTTCAGAAAAGAGGCTGCTTAGGTAAGAGTAATCTTTATGCAGGGCTTTTGAAAGAATGTCAGAAAGATTGTGCTGCTATTCTTCTTCGGAATAGTGAACCCGTGTTATTATGATATTTTTGGTTTTCTCAATTAGCTGTTGTTTGGAATTGTCTAATAATTCAACCCCCAATGCATCTAAGTTCATTTGAAACTGCACCAATTTGTCTTTTGGTATATCCGCAATAGTGTCTACTTCTCCTAAAGACACTTTGCTGCCTGCAATGCCGAGTTTCTGCATTTCCTGGTCAACAACCATAACGCAGCGGTTGCATACCATATTTTTAATGTAAAGATGCATGTTTTTGTCTCCTAATCGTGCTGTTTAAATAGCAGAGTTTATCAAATAGGATTGCTACTAACGGCTAGTGCTTGAGACGTGCAAGGCCGTCAGTCGTAGCATGGCTTATGCACTAACCGTTAGCAAGTGGTACTTTTAATTATTAATCATTGGGCGTAACTTCTCATCTTTATTCCTTAAATCCAATCCACCTTCATAAATTGACTTTAAGTTAGTCAAATAGAAAGCCCATCCATTGGAGCAACCCAAGCGGACATATTGTTTAGAATTATTATCTAATGGGATATTATGATGCCGCAGTGTAACTATAACATATTCGTCAATTTCCTCGAGGTTCACATCCACTAAACATTCGCCTTCAAAAGTAAACTGTATAAAATCCTTCCCATTCACACTTGTAATCCTTCCTTTCATAGGTTCATCATACAAATACCAAAACCACTCATAAAGTGTGTCTTCTAAAACGTTAACTTGGTATTCGAACGAGGTTTTATCTGAATTGAAGAAATTAACTTTCTTTAAGAACCATTTTTCCAATTCCCTAGGTTTCGTCCAAGCATCATAAATTTCCGACAAGCTAGATTTAACTGCTATTCGCTTCGTAAAAGAAGACCAGTCAAAATTTTCCATATTTATATTTTTACTTGTTGCTAACGGTTCGGGGCTATGCGATGGGGGGAAATCGAAGGACAAATCTTCAATTTTGCACAAAACTTCAATTGAAGAACAACCGTTGAAATTTGCAGTTCCGCCCCACTATTGCAAAACCCTTGTTAGCCGATTGTGCTTTTTTAATGCCCCCTAAGTTCATGTAGCTTGGAAGATAGTAACTCATTCTCTTTTATAAATTCTAATAAATATTCCTCAGTAATTATAAATTGATTATGATTTTTATCTTTTGTAGCTAATATTTGCTCGTCTTCATGTGTTATTTGGAAACTATGAACAATTCGATTTCTTTTGTAAACTAAACTTTTAAATATTACAGCAATTTCATCGCTTGAATTCTCTGTTATAGTATTTTTAATTGGGTCGTTGAATTGACCTGATGTTTTATCTATCAAATTATACCAATTAAAGTTTGCATTGTCAATTCTCAGTATGTTTTCAGTTACGAATTGATTATTAGAGTTAAAAACACAAATTGCTGAACCGAGTAATTCTCGATAATGTTTCGGCGGTAATGCTTGTATTGAATATTGTTCGTACATGATTTATTGACAAGTTTGAGTTTGGTTTAGCATATCGGCTAACTGCCTCGTGTATGAGGCGTTCATGCCTTATATACTTTGTTGGCAGGAGTAGTTTTCTATTCTTTTATAAAGGTTAGGGGCTGGGGATTTGCTGAATTCTTTCTGTAAAAGTCACCAACTTTTAATTCTGCGCCATTAATCACAAAATAGTAGGTCTCATGGCATGTAGAACAGCTTGAAAACAAGCTAAGCAGAGATATGGAATCGCCCTTTATTTGATAGTTGTATAAGCCAGAACCGTATTTTGGAAGTTCATTTCCATTCCTGATTTCCCTTCCTCTACCCAGTGATAAAAACGACCCACCATCGAGTCTTTTAAAAACAATTGTATCCGACCTATCTGTTTGCTCGATCCAAACACCATCCAACTGAGCGGTAGGCTCATTATCTTCTTTACAACTAACTATGCTCGCCACTATAGCCAAGAGCGAAATGAGTAAGTGCATTTTTTTCATAGGATACATTATTTATTAATTCTATAATCAACTGTCGCAAACCTTATTACTTCTATTACTGCCAACTAGCAGATAAACGGAGTTATTCCACATATACTCCCATTCTGGCAGTATAAACAGAGTAAGATTCCAGTTATTTGTTAAAATAAGCAGATAACCGGAACTTCACCATTAAAGAATAAAGGAAATTTACTGAAGCGTTGCCTTAATTGCCGGTGCCGGAGCTTTGGCCACCGCCGCTTTTTACGTCGTCGTTTTGGATGCCGCGTTTTTTGCGGGCAATGCCGCTTTGGAGTTTACCGAAACGGTAATTAAACGATAAGTTAAACCTCCGCATCACGTAATAAGATTCTTGCCGCTGGTAAAACTGAATATCGTTAATCTCGCTTAACCAACGCCGCCGCTTCTGGAAAGGACTATTTACCGAAAAGGACACACTGCCTTTTTCGCCTTTAAACAATTGTTTGTTCACGGAGAACGAGTGGAAGGAATACGAAGCCGAAGTACCCTGCAAGGTAATGCGCGGCGAATTTACACCCAGATTCGCGCTTAACCGCCAGCCTTTGTCCAGGCGGTAACTGGCATAGCCAAAAACGTTGGCAGTAACACCTTCGTTGTTTACCGGTAAACCCCTTAAAAAACTACTTAACCGCACGTAGCTGGCGCTGCCGTTAATATTTACGTTAAACTTTTTGGTAATTACCACGTTCCCGTTCAGCGACAAACCCACCGTATGGTTTTTACCAATGTTCCCGTAAGTAGTAATGGCGGTATCGCCGTTTAAGGTAGTAAAAGACTGAATAGACTCGTTCGTGAAATTATAAAACAAGCTGCCGTTTATAGAAGAACCTTTTATAAAATTACTGTACGATACATCAAAAGCATGATTAACGGCGGGCTGTAAAGCGGGGTTACCAAAGAAAATGTTCCGGGGATCGATCTCGTTGCGGTACGGGTTTAAGTACCAAAGCCCGGGGCGTTCGATGCGCTGCGTATACGAAGTTTTTAAGGAAGCCGTACCTTTTAATTGCCGGGAAAGCGCCACACTCGGAATCAAATTAAAATAATCCTGTTTCACAAACTCGCCCGACGATTTAAAATTAGCATCAATCCGCGTTTCTTCCAGACGGCTGCCCACCCGTAGGCCCCATTTATTTTTCTTTAAACTTAAGGAAGTATAGGCCGCGTAAATATCTTGTTGGTATTCAAAGTTGTTGGTGCGGGTAGGGTCTACGATGTAAGCCTGACTGCTTTCGTCCAGGTCGGAGTAATAATAATCGCTTTTACTATTGCGGAGAATAGATTTTACGCCCACTTCCAAGGTTTGCTTTTTAATGGGCTGCACGTAATCGGCCTGAAAAGTTTGCTCGTTGGTTTTACCGTTATTTTCGGTTTTGCTGATAATACTTTCCGGATAATTCAGGACGGGCACTACCCTAAAATCCGAATAAGAATCGTCGCCGTTTTGGTTAAATTTGTAAGATAAAGTAAATATCTGCTCTTTGTTGCGCTTAAACGTATGTTGGTAATCGAGGCCTACATCTACCCCGCGCCACTGGCCGCTGCCGTTATTTAACCGGTCGTAGGCTTGCGTTAACGCGCCGGTATTATTCAGGTTTTGTACTTTCTGGGTTAAGTCGTTGTTGTTGCGGCCCCGGTTAAAACCTAAGTTAGCCGTTAGTAAGTTTAGTGTATCTATTTCGTAACTCAACTCCCCGCCCGCATACCGGTAATCGCCGTTGTACTGGCTTTCGCCCACCTGGTTTAATTGATTATTGAAAGCATCGCGCCGGAACAAATTATTGCGGCCCGCTGGTGAGGTGTAATCGTTGAAAAAGTAATTACCGGTAGCACCAAACTTTTTTATTTTAGCCGTTATGTAAGCGCCTCCCAGGTAACTCTGCGGTTGTCCGGCCCCAATATTTATGGAGCCGTTATAACCACCCATGGTTTTTTTATTGGTGATAATATTAATAATGCCACCCACGCCTTCGGCCTCGTATTTAGACGGTGGATTGGTAATAACCTCGATGTTTTTAATGGAACTGGCGGGCATGCTTTTAAAAACATCCTTGGGGTTGCGCACAAACAACGACGAGGTTTTGCCGTTTACCAGCACTTTGTAGTTGCTGTTGCCTTTTAGTTCAATGTTATCGTCGGCATCTACGGTAATAAGCGGCACTTTGCGGAGCATGTCCAGGGCCGTCAGGTTTTTACTTTCCGGGTCGGCCCCTACATCGTAGGTAATTTTGTCAATGTCTTGTTTTACCAGGGGCCGTTCGGTTACTATTTCTACTTCCTTCAGCTGTTTGGTAGTAGTAGTCAGATACATTATACCCACGTCTACCATTAATTTTTCGGGTGTAAAAGCCGGTAAATCTATTTTCTTATTACGGTACCCCACAAAAGCCAGCGCTAACTGATACGGCTTAGCCGGTAAGTTATTTACTTCGAAGGAGCCGTCGTCTTTTGACAGAGTTGTTTTAACGGGCTCGTTTTTTCCTTTTTCCAATAGAATAACGGTAACGTAACCTAAAGGCTCCTTTTTTAAGGAATCCTGAATAATTCCTTTTACGGTGCCGGAAATAACAGGAAAAGCAGGTGCATTATCTTGAGCGAATGAAAATAAACAACAACCCAGATTAAGGAAGAGGATAGCTAAAAATTGTTTCATTAGAACCGGTTATAAACAAACTTGAAAATCCAACTGCGGGCAAAGTAATTATAGGCATGGCGAGCAGGAATAACCGTGTATAACACTATTATTCCACCTTGTAAATGCACTAATTGGGTACTAGAAAGTTATTGGTTAAGCAAAGCTTATTAGCCGGTTATTAAAAAAGAGAGGCAAGCCCACGGCAAGTCAAAAGAGTCTCTTCGGAGGTATTGTACCGGATTTACGCGACAACTTAAAAACGGTATTAAAGCTAGTTTATTTGCTTCGGCTTTACAAAATTTTTCGGGTATTGGCTGAGTTAATTTTGTGTTAGCAAATATGTTAGGGGCTTTGGGGGTTATTTGTGGAGCCATTGCAAGGCTCTAAGGTTCGGGGCTGATGCCCGTTAGGAGCCTAAGTTTGCCTCCTAGCCAGCGGGCCTCGTTTGGCTCACCCCTCCGCCTTCGGCACCTCCCCTTGAAAAAAGGGGAGGATTCTGGTTTAGCGAACCTTGGCTCGTTGCACTGCGCTATGGCACCGGAACGCTAAAAGGCCCTCCATAGCCAAACTGGTGTTGGTTACTAGTAGCTGCTGCTTTTACTAATTTTCTTATTTTAGTAAGATGATGTTAAATGCGTGGAATATTTATTAGTAAACAAGTAAAAGAATTTGGAGATATTAAGAAGTTATTACCTTAAAGTAGTAAGTGAAGGCACTTTATTTT
Proteins encoded in this region:
- a CDS encoding MFS transporter; this translates as MYWLSTLTASSSYWGHVLPAVFTTSFGLGLAAVTLTLTAVHRVAEQQTGVASALVNMAQQVGAAFGLAIFTTIATTVTNKQLPEAVSALQNGLANKNKGIVIQAAEALNYGYTAAYFAGAVLLLIAAVVVLLMITTKHTQSAAKPEAVV
- a CDS encoding MFS transporter → MKMITRIEEQRIEAKKGSHLKMALAVIATAQLMFVLDDTIANIALPSIQREMNVSSLTLLWVINAYILAFGGLLLFGGRVGDLYGRRKVLRVGLVVFSTASLIGGLANNIGFLIAARALQGIGAALAAPNALALITTNFPVGKPRNSAMAVYGAMSALGIIIGVLLGGFLVAVLNWRWVFFINVPIGLAVLLGSKLLLEGERNSGKLDFVGAVSGVAATVALTYGITRGGEHGWSDPFTIGSFVIAALATIIFIILQKRSNNPILPLSLFSDRNRSGSYVTMLFAGMGLMGTAYLLILFLQQVV
- a CDS encoding heavy-metal-associated domain-containing protein encodes the protein MTYDNCVAKAKSQLLMLGDVTEADVQLSATQAKTTMQKHIPVSALQNALSKAGNYTITEADGGMHHMAAAEEKTSWLATYKPIFLIGAFITGITLLAEITSSAFVGKAGCRISWQRSFWFSHSTKC
- a CDS encoding helix-turn-helix domain-containing protein, producing the protein MLSKALHKDYSYLSSLFSEVENITIEKYLINQKIEKVKEFIIYDELSLSEIAYIFGYSSVAHPSNQF
- a CDS encoding SRPBCC family protein, whose translation is MENFDWSSFTKRIAVKSSLSEIYDAWTKPRELEKWFLKKVNFFNSDKTSFEYQVNVLEDTLYEWFWYLYDEPMKGRITSVNGKDFIQFTFEGECLVDVNLEEIDEYVIVTLRHHNIPLDNNSKQYVRLGCSNGWAFYLTNLKSIYEGGLDLRNKDEKLRPMINN
- a CDS encoding selenium binding protein yields the protein MYEQYSIQALPPKHYRELLGSAICVFNSNNQFVTENILRIDNANFNWYNLIDKTSGQFNDPIKNTITENSSDEIAVIFKSLVYKRNRIVHSFQITHEDEQILATKDKNHNQFIITEEYLLEFIKENELLSSKLHELRGH
- a CDS encoding outer membrane beta-barrel family protein, whose translation is MKQFLAILFLNLGCCLFSFAQDNAPAFPVISGTVKGIIQDSLKKEPLGYVTVILLEKGKNEPVKTTLSKDDGSFEVNNLPAKPYQLALAFVGYRNKKIDLPAFTPEKLMVDVGIMYLTTTTKQLKEVEIVTERPLVKQDIDKITYDVGADPESKNLTALDMLRKVPLITVDADDNIELKGNSNYKVLVNGKTSSLFVRNPKDVFKSMPASSIKNIEVITNPPSKYEAEGVGGIINIITNKKTMGGYNGSINIGAGQPQSYLGGAYITAKIKKFGATGNYFFNDYTSPAGRNNLFRRDAFNNQLNQVGESQYNGDYRYAGGELSYEIDTLNLLTANLGFNRGRNNNDLTQKVQNLNNTGALTQAYDRLNNGSGQWRGVDVGLDYQHTFKRNKEQIFTLSYKFNQNGDDSYSDFRVVPVLNYPESIISKTENNGKTNEQTFQADYVQPIKKQTLEVGVKSILRNSKSDYYYSDLDESSQAYIVDPTRTNNFEYQQDIYAAYTSLSLKKNKWGLRVGSRLEETRIDANFKSSGEFVKQDYFNLIPSVALSRQLKGTASLKTSYTQRIERPGLWYLNPYRNEIDPRNIFFGNPALQPAVNHAFDVSYSNFIKGSSINGSLFYNFTNESIQSFTTLNGDTAITTYGNIGKNHTVGLSLNGNVVITKKFNVNINGSASYVRLSSFLRGLPVNNEGVTANVFGYASYRLDKGWRLSANLGVNSPRITLQGTSASYSFHSFSVNKQLFKGEKGSVSFSVNSPFQKRRRWLSEINDIQFYQRQESYYVMRRFNLSFNYRFGKLQSGIARKKRGIQNDDVKSGGGQSSGTGN